The nucleotide sequence ACGATTTCAGAAACATCAACCGCCATACGCTCACCCCAAATCCCTTATGACATAGGTGATGGCCTTTCGCATCTCCCCCGTGTCGATGAGCGGGCGATTGCTGCCCTTCCGCTTGATCGTCTGCTCCGAGTTCGGCGGCCACTTGTTCTTGGGGTTTTCAAACCATGCGCGCGCGGCGTTTGCGGCAACCGTACCGGCGAGCTCAAGCCCGCGCTCTGCGCCCACCGCATCGCCTCGCATAGCGGCACGGTATGCCCCCGCGATCTTCTTGCCGATCGCCTCCCTGCTGTCCTTGATCGCAGGCTCAAGCACAGGGCGCGGCGGGATTGCCCATGCAGGGCTACCGAACGTATGAACAAAAAGGCTATGCGCTGCGCTGTAAAGCATTCCCGCGTC is from Selenomonas sputigena ATCC 35185 and encodes:
- a CDS encoding phage virion morphogenesis protein is translated as MLGKVEALTKKRVLVGIPQATASRGEDGVNNAELLYVHTHGVRAPLMREKMQTNLDAGMLYSAAHSLFVHTFGSPAWAIPPRPVLEPAIKDSREAIGKKIAGAYRAAMRGDAVGAERGLELAGTVAANAARAWFENPKNKWPPNSEQTIKRKGSNRPLIDTGEMRKAITYVIRDLG